TCGGCGCGCGTGGCGCGCATCAGCCCTGTTCTTAATCAGCAGGCGCGGTTGCTGATGGTGGAGGCCGTCGCCCCAAATCCGCAGGGCCTGCTCAAGCCGGGCATGTTTGTGCGCGTTTATGTGGACATCGCCACCGACGTACCGGCGGTGTTCGTGCCGTCCAGTGCTGTCGTCAGCGCAGCCGGCGTGGACAAGGTGTTCGTCGTGGCGGACGGCAAAGCTGTGGCGCGGCGCGTTCGGCTGGGCAAGCGCGACGGCGAAGCGGTGGAAATCACCGAAGGTCTCAAACCCGGTGAAAAAGTCATCACCGACAACCTCGACCGTCTGACCGACGGAACGCCGGTCAAAACCTTCTAACGGCCGACAGCGGATGCCCGTATGGAACTCAATGGCAGCGTCGTCATCATCACCGGGGCCTCCAGCGGCATTGGAGCCGCGACGGCGCAACATCTGGCCGCGTGCGGCGCGAAAGTCGTGTTATTTGCCCGCCGCGCTATCGAAATGCACAGGGTGGCGGACGCCATCCAGCAGGACGGCGGCGCGGCGTTGGTCGTACCCGGCGACGTGTCGCAGAGCGCCGATGTCCAGCGCCTCATGCGGGAAACGCTGGACGCCTTCGGCCGACTTGACGCGCTGGTGAACAACGCTGGCATGGGCGGAGGTCTTAACCTGTGCGACACCCGCGACGACCTGCTCAGGCGGGTGCTGGAGGTCAACGTTTTGGGGTGCGCGCTATGCGCCAAGTACGCCATACCACATCTGCCGCGCGGCGGCGTCATCGTCAACGTTGGTTCGGTGGCTGGCGAGGTGGCGACGGTTGGGATGTACACCGCGTCAAAGTTCGCTGTGCGCGGCTTCAACGACGCCCTCCGGCGTGAAGTCAAGCCGCGCGGCATTCACGTCGTCTTGATTGCGCCCGGTTTCATTCGGACAGAAATGACCGCTGGGCTGCGTTACAGCATGCCGGGGCCGGAAATCGTCGCCCGCGCCATTGAAAAAGCCATTCGGTCGCCCCGGCGCAAAATCGTTGTGCCGTGGTGGTACCGCCCGCTGATGTACCTTGGCAAGATTCCCCCCATCGCCGACGCCATTTTTGGTAATCCGAAAACGCAGGCCCGCTACCGCGACCGTGACAGCGTGAAAAAACTCGCCAACTAACGTCGCCGACGGCGGTTACAGCCGTCCCTTCAGGAAGTTATGCAAAAACTCGCCGAACTCTGCATCAAGCGCCCGGTCTTCGCCACGATGCTCGTCATGGCGTTTATCGTCGTTGGGGCGTTTTCCTACTTCAAGCTGGGCGTTGACCTGTTTCCGAAAATTGACTTGCCGACCGTCACAATCACGACGCGGCTCGACGGCGCTTCGCCGGAAGAGGTCGAGTCACAGGTGACGAAACGCATCGAGGAAGCCGTCAACACTATCAGCGGCGTGGATGAAATCCGGTCGGTATCGGCCGAAGGTGTCTCGCAGGTGTTTGTCGTCTTCGTGCTGGAGCGCGACATAGACGAGGCCGCGCAAGATGTGCGCGACAAGGTCAACCGCATTCTGGGCGAACTACCTTCGGACGCTAGGGCGCCTATCATTGAAAAGCTTGACCCTGACACCCAGCCGGTGCTGTCACTGGCGCTGTCGGGGAATCGGTCGGCGCGGGAAATCACCGAAATTGCCGATAAAGTCATTAAGCGAAACCTGGAATCGCTCAACGGCGTTGGGCGCGTGTCCTTCATTGGCGATCGGAAGCGTGAGATTCAGATTGTGCTCGACGCGGCCAAAATCGCCGCCTACAACCTCAGCGTGGACGCCATCAAGCAGGCGCTGCGCGCCCAAAACGTCGAAATCCCCGGCGGCCGTCTTGACGA
The window above is part of the Chloracidobacterium sp. genome. Proteins encoded here:
- a CDS encoding SDR family NAD(P)-dependent oxidoreductase, which codes for MELNGSVVIITGASSGIGAATAQHLAACGAKVVLFARRAIEMHRVADAIQQDGGAALVVPGDVSQSADVQRLMRETLDAFGRLDALVNNAGMGGGLNLCDTRDDLLRRVLEVNVLGCALCAKYAIPHLPRGGVIVNVGSVAGEVATVGMYTASKFAVRGFNDALRREVKPRGIHVVLIAPGFIRTEMTAGLRYSMPGPEIVARAIEKAIRSPRRKIVVPWWYRPLMYLGKIPPIADAIFGNPKTQARYRDRDSVKKLAN